A region of Streptomyces cinnamoneus DNA encodes the following proteins:
- a CDS encoding amino acid permease, which translates to MHDTDGTQSRRFGLPTATALVMGNIIGGGIFLLPASVAPFGTVSLLAFGVLTIGAIALALVFGRLTERFPRTGGPYVYAREAFGDFAGFLSAWSYWTMTWVSNAALAVAGVGYVHVLTGGSGSMASDLTVALLLLWLPALANLAGTRWVGAVQMVSTVLKFIPLLFVAIVGLFFFDPSNLGSFTEGGSSWSGSLTASAAILLYSYVGVESAAMSAGEVRDPERNVGRASVLGTIGAAVVYLLGTLSVFGTVAHDKLVKSSAPFSDAVDAMFGGEWGGTLIAFAAVVSIVGALNGWTLMSAQAPYAAAQDGLFPAAFAKKRRGVPTAGVLAAAVLATVLTVINYTSGVAGVFEILVLITTFSATVPYLLATAAQVYFLLRGRRDKVQPARLTRDLVLALGGFGFSFWLVAGAGYAAVYQGVLFLFAGVIVYVWMAARRPADATASAEAGESAEAAEAVEAAEPAEKERVA; encoded by the coding sequence ATGCACGACACCGACGGCACGCAGAGCCGCCGCTTCGGCCTCCCCACCGCCACCGCGCTGGTGATGGGCAACATCATCGGAGGCGGCATCTTCCTGCTCCCCGCCTCCGTCGCCCCCTTCGGCACGGTCAGCCTGCTGGCCTTCGGCGTACTGACGATCGGCGCCATCGCGCTCGCGCTCGTCTTCGGGCGGCTCACCGAGCGCTTCCCGCGCACGGGAGGCCCGTACGTCTACGCCCGCGAGGCCTTCGGCGACTTCGCCGGGTTCCTGTCCGCCTGGTCGTACTGGACCATGACGTGGGTGAGCAACGCGGCCCTCGCCGTCGCCGGCGTCGGCTACGTCCACGTGCTGACCGGGGGCAGCGGCTCGATGGCCTCGGACCTGACCGTGGCGCTGCTCCTGCTGTGGCTGCCGGCGCTGGCGAACCTCGCCGGGACGCGCTGGGTGGGTGCCGTGCAGATGGTGTCCACGGTGCTGAAGTTCATCCCGCTGCTCTTCGTCGCGATCGTCGGGCTCTTCTTCTTCGACCCGTCCAACCTCGGCTCCTTCACCGAGGGCGGCAGCAGCTGGAGCGGGAGCCTGACCGCGTCCGCCGCGATCCTCCTCTACAGCTACGTGGGCGTGGAGTCGGCCGCCATGAGCGCCGGCGAGGTGCGCGACCCGGAGCGCAACGTGGGGCGCGCGAGCGTCCTGGGCACCATCGGCGCGGCCGTCGTCTACCTGCTGGGCACGCTGTCCGTCTTCGGGACCGTGGCGCACGACAAGCTGGTGAAGTCCAGCGCCCCCTTCTCCGACGCGGTCGACGCGATGTTCGGCGGCGAGTGGGGCGGCACGCTGATCGCGTTCGCCGCCGTGGTCTCCATCGTGGGCGCGCTCAACGGCTGGACGCTCATGAGCGCCCAGGCGCCGTACGCCGCCGCGCAGGACGGACTGTTCCCGGCCGCCTTCGCGAAGAAGCGGCGCGGGGTGCCGACCGCCGGTGTGCTCGCGGCGGCGGTCCTGGCGACCGTGCTGACGGTCATCAACTACACCTCCGGCGTGGCGGGCGTCTTCGAGATCCTCGTCCTGATCACGACCTTCTCCGCGACGGTCCCGTACCTCCTGGCCACCGCCGCGCAGGTCTACTTCCTGCTGCGGGGCCGGCGCGACAAGGTCCAGCCGGCCCGCCTGACCCGCGACCTGGTCCTGGCGCTCGGCGGCTTCGGCTTCTCCTTCTGGCTGGTCGCGGGCGCCGGCTACGCGGCGGTCTACCAGGGCGTGCTCTTCCTCTTCGCGGGGGTCATCGTCTACGTGTGGATGGCCGCCCGCCGCCCGGCGGACGCCACGGCGTCCGCGGAAGCCGGCGAGTCCGCTGAGGCCGCTGAGGCCGTTGAGGCTGCTGAGCCGGCCGAGAAGGAGCGGGTGGCCTAA
- a CDS encoding SDR family NAD(P)-dependent oxidoreductase, translated as MTARFTGKTVLVTGGGTGIGRAVALAFAREGAAVVVAGRRAEPLEETVALVEATGGVASAVTADVTRSEDVRNLVERTVERHGGLDIAVNNVGMFVRPAKVADIPEDDWHAIMSTNLTGAWLSMKHEIDHMRAHGGGAVVNVSSNLGAHLRKPGLGAYSAGKAALSALTRTAALDHIADGVRVNAVSPGPIDTSMSSWPGESAKDKAERMKHEVPAGRAGAPDEVAAAVLYLASEEAGFTVGTELVLDGGVTA; from the coding sequence ATGACCGCACGCTTCACCGGCAAGACCGTCCTCGTCACGGGCGGGGGCACGGGCATCGGCCGGGCCGTCGCGCTGGCCTTCGCCCGCGAGGGTGCGGCGGTCGTGGTGGCGGGCCGCCGGGCGGAACCCCTGGAGGAGACCGTCGCCCTCGTCGAGGCCACCGGCGGGGTGGCCTCGGCGGTCACCGCCGACGTCACCCGCTCCGAGGACGTACGGAACCTCGTCGAGCGCACCGTGGAGCGCCACGGCGGCCTGGACATCGCCGTGAACAACGTCGGCATGTTCGTTCGGCCCGCCAAGGTCGCCGACATCCCCGAGGACGACTGGCACGCCATCATGAGCACGAACCTCACCGGCGCCTGGCTGTCGATGAAGCACGAGATCGACCACATGCGCGCGCACGGCGGCGGCGCCGTCGTCAACGTCTCGTCCAATCTGGGCGCCCACCTGCGCAAGCCGGGCCTCGGCGCGTACTCCGCCGGCAAGGCGGCCCTGTCCGCGCTCACCCGCACCGCCGCCCTCGACCACATCGCCGACGGCGTGCGCGTCAACGCCGTCAGCCCCGGCCCGATCGACACCTCGATGTCCTCGTGGCCCGGCGAGTCGGCGAAGGACAAGGCCGAGCGGATGAAGCACGAGGTCCCGGCAGGCCGGGCCGGCGCCCCCGACGAGGTCGCCGCCGCCGTGCTGTACCTGGCCTCCGAGGAGGCGGGCTTCACGGTCGGCACCGAACTCGTCCTGGACGGCGGCGTCACGGCCTGA
- a CDS encoding GntR family transcriptional regulator codes for MGERTHRGRSPIVAIAAQERLRDKVAHALRAALISGELRPGCVYSAPALAADFGISATPVREAMLDLAREGLVEPIRNRGFLITEVSERDLDQFTEIRALIEIPTVGRVARTATRQQLEALRPVAEEIVDAARAHDLIGYLEADRRFHLALLSLAGNDHLVTFVGDLRKRSRLYGLTRLDERGELLPSAEEHLELLELALAGDAAGAEACMGRHLGKVRSLWAQARDEPVEPSRRPRLGAL; via the coding sequence GTGGGGGAGCGCACGCACCGCGGCCGCAGTCCGATCGTGGCGATCGCCGCGCAGGAGAGACTGCGGGACAAGGTCGCCCACGCGCTGCGGGCGGCGCTCATATCGGGTGAACTCCGCCCGGGCTGCGTCTACTCCGCGCCGGCCCTCGCCGCCGACTTCGGCATCTCCGCCACACCCGTGCGCGAGGCGATGCTCGACCTGGCCCGGGAGGGGCTCGTGGAGCCCATCCGGAACAGGGGATTCCTGATCACCGAGGTGAGCGAACGCGACCTCGACCAGTTCACGGAGATCCGGGCCCTGATCGAGATCCCCACCGTCGGCCGGGTCGCCCGCACGGCCACCAGGCAGCAGCTCGAAGCGCTCCGTCCGGTCGCCGAGGAGATCGTCGACGCCGCCCGTGCGCACGACCTCATCGGTTACCTGGAGGCGGACCGCCGCTTCCACCTCGCCCTGCTGAGCCTGGCGGGCAACGATCACCTCGTCACCTTCGTCGGCGACCTGCGCAAGCGCTCCCGTCTCTACGGCCTGACGCGCCTGGACGAGCGCGGCGAACTGCTGCCCTCCGCCGAGGAGCACCTGGAACTGCTGGAGCTCGCGCTGGCGGGCGACGCGGCGGGCGCCGAAGCGTGCATGGGCCGCCACCTCGGCAAGGTGCGCTCGTTGTGGGCGCAGGCCCGCGACGAACCGGTGGAGCCGAGCCGCCGGCCGCGCCTCGGCGCCCTCTGA
- a CDS encoding TetR/AcrR family transcriptional regulator: MARTKEFDPDAALQSALELFWERGYEATSMADLVERLGIARASLYGTFGSKRELYLKALERYREQHGPRAVEELSQPGPALPAVRALVRRFADEAACDVLGRGCFVTNTAVELGVRDSGSARRVEESWNSLETALTSALMRARAQGELPPGRDPVALARMLLVLLQGLRVVGKVTPDSGRLRDAADQALTLLD, translated from the coding sequence GTGGCCAGGACCAAGGAATTCGACCCGGACGCCGCCCTGCAGTCAGCCCTGGAGCTGTTCTGGGAGCGCGGCTACGAGGCGACGTCGATGGCGGACCTCGTCGAGCGCCTCGGCATCGCCCGGGCGAGCCTGTACGGGACGTTCGGCAGCAAGCGCGAGCTCTACCTCAAGGCACTGGAGCGCTACCGCGAGCAGCACGGCCCACGCGCCGTCGAGGAGCTGTCCCAGCCGGGCCCGGCACTGCCGGCCGTACGGGCCCTGGTCCGCCGCTTCGCCGACGAGGCCGCCTGCGACGTGCTGGGGCGCGGCTGCTTCGTCACCAACACGGCCGTCGAGCTGGGGGTGCGCGACTCCGGCAGCGCACGCCGCGTGGAAGAGAGCTGGAACAGCCTGGAGACGGCGCTGACCTCGGCGCTGATGCGCGCCAGGGCCCAGGGGGAACTGCCGCCGGGGCGCGACCCGGTGGCGCTGGCACGGATGCTGCTGGTCCTCCTGCAGGGGCTGCGCGTGGTCGGCAAGGTCACGCCCGACTCCGGCCGGCTGCGGGACGCGGCCGATCAGGCGCTGACGCTGCTGGACTGA